A portion of the Cryptomeria japonica chromosome 5, Sugi_1.0, whole genome shotgun sequence genome contains these proteins:
- the LOC131054622 gene encoding pentatricopeptide repeat-containing protein At3g12770-like, which translates to MPLPSSTHLNLAAVCREGQLKEALHILLTTDKPPEDYYKYLQLLQACILKNALSQGKKIHSFIAHRRFIFATCTAFYNKLIYMYVKCGSLVDARKVFDHMKERNVISWNTIIAAYRRHGLAQEAVTLFHHMQQTSLKPDKFTFSSVLPACTKMGALEQGVNIHESIKDREILSDVIVASALVDMYAKCGSVAKARELFDEMPQRNVFSWTAMVAGYARNGFVEKALETFKQMQMAGVKPNSTTFASILPACTKMGALEQGMEIHRSIKEAGFLSDVIVATALVDLYSKCGSIDKARALFDTMPQRDVISCNAMIAGYAQNGSVDKALETFKHMQLAGIKPNSTTFASILTTCAKVGALEQGIDIHQSIKDREILSDVVVATALVDVYAKCGSIDKARELFDRMPQRDVVSWTAMISGYAQNGFVEKALETFKQMQVAGVKPDPTTFASILPACAKMGALEQGMNIHQSINEGGFMSDVIAATAIVDMYAKFGSIDKARELFDRMPKRDVIAWNTMIAGYAQNGFVDKALETFKHMQLTGVKPNSTTFASVLPACAKMGALKQGMNIHQSIIEGGFVSNIIVGNALVDMYAKCENIDKACELFLRMPQRDDISWNAMITGYAQNGFVKEALETFKQMQLAGVKPDSTTFASILSACAKMGALEQGMDIHQSIKEGGFLSDVIVATALVDMYAKCRSIDKALELFERMPQRNVVSWNAMIAGYTQNGFVEKALETFKQMPLSGVKPNSTSFASILPACAKMGALSQGMGIHHSIMEGGFLSDVTVGNALVDMYAKCGSIDKARVLFDRVPQRNVVSWNAMITGYAQNGFCKDALNIFELMKHSGTYPDIVSFACILWACSHAGLVDEGCTYFNHMSNSYCITPTADHYICMVDLLARAGYLEDTLNFIIKMPLKPVVLVWMCFLGACRSHMNIGLGVFTAMLLFDLDPKNSATYVILSNIYAEVGRWGEFQMVRSLMKDRGIKKTPGCSWIESYKMVHAFCAGDRSHPQTGEIYATLEKLACEMKAAGYIPDSRQLLSDVEDEEKKLFLFHHSEKLAIAFGLLNSPSGTTIRVFKNLRVCADCHTATKFISKTVAREIVVRDANRFHHFKQGQCSCGDYW; encoded by the coding sequence ATGCCATTGCCATCTAGTACTCATCTAAATCTGGCAGCAGTATGTAGAGAGGGCCAGTTGAAAGAGGCGCTGCACATTCTGCTTACTACAGACAAACCCCCTGAAGACTATTATAAATACCTTCAATTATTGCAGGCCTGTATCCTCAAGAATGCCCTTTCACAAGGGAAAAAGATTCACTCTTTCATCGCTCACAGGCGATTTATCTTTGCTACATGCACAGCTTTTTATAATAAGCTTATTTACATGTATGTCAAGTGCGGAAGTTTGGTGGATGCCCGTAAAGTCTTCGATCACATGAAAGAACGAAACGTCATATCATGGAACACGATTATTGCAGCGTACAGAAGACATGGGCTTGCTCAGGAGGCAGTCACACTGTTTCACCATATGCAACAAACAAGTCTCAAACCCGATAAGTTCACATTTTCTAGCGTACTCCCAGCCTGTACCAAAATGGGAGCCTTGGAACAGGGTGTAAACATTCAtgaaagcataaaggatagagaaattttgtcagatgttatagttgcaagtgctctggtagacatgtatgcaaaatgtggaagcgtagccaaggcacgtgaactgtttgacgaaatgcctcaaagaaacgtgttctcgtggactgcaatggttgcaggatatgcacggaatggatttgttgaaaaggctttagaaactttcaagcaaatgcaaatggcaggtgtaaagccaaattccacaacctttgcgagcatcctccctgcctgtaccAAAATGGGAGCTCTGGAACAGGGTATGGAAATCCATCGAAGCATAAAAGAAGCTGGATTTTTGTCAGATGTtatagttgcaactgccctggtagacttgtattcaaaatgtggaagcatagacaaggcgcgTGCACTGTTTGACACGATGCCTCAACGAGATGTCATCTCATGCAATGCCATGATCGCAGGGTATGCACAAAATGGATCTGTTgataaggctttagaaactttcaagcacatGCAATTGGCAGGTATAAAACCAAATTCGACAACCTTTGCGAGCATCCTCACAACCTGTGCCAaagtgggagctttggaacagggtatagacatccatcaaagcataaaggatagagaaattttgtcagatgttgtagttgctacTGCCCTGGTGGACGTGTATgccaaatgtggaagcatagacaaggcacgtgaattgtttgacagaatgcctcaaagggATGTGGTCTCATGGACTGCTATGATATCAGGAtacgcacaaaatggatttgttgaaaaggctttagaaactttcaagcaaatgcaagtagcaggtgtaaagccagacccgacaacctttgccagcatcctccctgcctgtgccaaaatgggagctttagaacagggtatgaacatccatcaaagcataaatgaaGGGGGATTTATGTCAGATGTTATAGCTGCGACTgccatagtagacatgtatgcaaaatttggaagcatagataaggcacgtgaactgtttgacagaatgcctaaaAGAGATGTCATCGCATGGAataccatgattgcaggatatgcgcaAAATGGATTCGTTgataaggctttagaaactttcaagcacatGCAGttgacaggtgtaaagccaaattccacaacctttgccagcgtcctccctgcctgtgccaaaatgggagctttgaaacagggtatgaatatccatcaaagcataatcgaagggggatTTGTGTCAAATATTATAGTTGGGAATGCTttggtagatatgtatgcaaaatgtgaaaatatagacaaggcatgtgaactgtttctcagaatgcctcaaagagatgacATCTCGTGGAATGCAATGAttacaggatatgcacaaaatggatttgttaaagaggctttagaaactttcaagcaaatgcagttGGCGGGTGTAAAGCCAGATtcaacaacctttgccagcatcctctctgcctgtgccaaaatgggagctttggaacagggtatggacatccatcaaagcattaaGGAAGGGGGATTTTTGTCAGATGTtatagttgcaactgccctggtagacatgtatgcaaaatgcagaagcatagacaaggcacttgAACTGTTTGaaagaatgcctcaaagaaatgtggtctcatggaatgccatgattgcaggatacacACAAAATGGATTCGTTGAAAAGgccttagaaactttcaagcaaatgccattgtcaggtgtaaagccaaattccacatcctttgccagcatccttcctgcctgtgccaaaatgggagctttgtcACAGGGCATGGGTATTCATCACAGCATAAtggaagggggttttttgtcagatgttacagttggaaatgctctggtggacatgtatgcaaaatgtggaagtatagacaaggCACGAGTACTGTTTGATAgagtgcctcaaagaaatgtggtttcatggaatgcaatgattacaggatatgcacaaaatggattttgcaagGATGCTCTCAACATCTTTGAATTAATGAAACACTCTGGAACTTACCCTGACATTGTAAGCTTTGCTTGTATTCTATGGGCATGCAGCCATGCAGGTTTAGTGGATGAGGGTTGCACATACTTCAATCACATGAGTAACTCCTATTGCATTACACCGACAGCTGATCATTACATATGCATGGTTGACCTCCTTGCTCGTGCTGGCTATCTTGAGGACACCCTGAACTTTATCATTAAGATGCCACTTAAACCCGTGGTTCTTGTGTGGATGTGTTTTCTTGGTGCCTGTAGATCACATATGAATATAGGATTAGGAGTATTTACAGCCATGCTACTTTTTGATTTGGATCCTAAAAACTCTGCAACTTATGTTATTCTCTCAAACATCTATGCAGAAGTGGGCAGGTGGGGTGAGTTTCAAATGGTAAGAAGCTTGATGAAAGATAGAGGAATTAAAAAGACAcctggatgtagttggattgaaAGCTATAAAATGGTACATGCTTTTTGTGCAGGAGATAGATCACATCCTCAGACAGGGGAGATCTATGCAACGTTGGAGAAATTGGCTTGCGAGATGAAGGCAGCAGGTTATATTCCAGATTCAAGACAGTTACTTAGTGATGTGGAAGATGAGGAAAAAAAACTATTTCTTTTCCACCATAGTGAAAAGTTGGCAATTGCATTTGGCTTATTAAACTCACCCTCTGGGACAACTATTAGAGTTTTTAAGAACCTTCGAGTATGTGCTGATTGCCACACTGCAACAAAATTTATTTCCAAGACTGTTGCAAGAGAAATTGTCGTAAGAGATGCGAACCGTTTCCATCATTTTAAACAGGGACAATGTTCTTGTGGAGATTATTGGTGA